gctttgctactctgtattaaagtctatattgaattcacaaagTTCTTGCAAGAGTATTAtattcttaagacaattttccacgacataTTTGGCGAACTTGCCAGGAGATCTAAGGGACCTCGGGACAGTGTCGTTCTTGGCTGGTGACGGTTTCTCTGGACAATCTCACAAACGGGTGGCCACCCAACTATAAACAGGTAAGCTTGTTCTTACTATAGTTTGAAATGTTTGTGTAGATTGCTTCAGGGATTCTGTCTCAGCGGAGGGGACGTCACGTAGGTCTCTCTTTAAAAACTCCTAAAAACCCAGAAATACTAAGAGCTTTTGAATTCAATAGAACTGCATGCATGCATGAATTTTTGGGGGGTTGTTAAATGTAATTAAATATGTACATTTGTGAGGGCTAAAAAAAGTGTGGTAAACTGTGAACTTTGCTGGTGTCGGGTGTTTAGCGGAGGGGGCTTTGCGCCTGCGCTGATCGGACCGTTCTAACGGACCTACGTGTGTGGTTTGGTTGTGTGGAGTTATCCCGTCTGATTCCGCTTGGCCGAGCTCGACTGTTTCAGGATCTGTTTTTGGGATGTGCGTAAACACACCCCAATCAACCTGATCAGGCGGACCGAGTTGGGTGTGTGTGATTCGGGCTACCCCTCCCCCCCTGAGCCATTCATCTGGAGACCTTGTGTAGCCCGTTTGGTGCGTTTGTTTCGCTCTCTCTGGCTAGACTGCCTGGCCTGGTGTGGGGCTGCTGCTGCCTGCCCACGTGGGCAAAACTAATAAATAAGTAAATTCACAATATCGCCCCAAGATGGGGGTCGGTCTGGGTGAATAGTTAGAGGGCAGGAAAACGTCGACCCGATTAGGTTCACCACCTACAGATAAAACGCTCCGTCTAGCTAACGGGGTCGGTACATCTGAATGAGTGAAAAATAAAGGCCTTGAATGAGTGAAAGTTTCTCTGGAGTGGGAGTGAAACACGGCAGGGAGAAataaagattgtgtgtgtgtgtcggtgggtCCGGAGGAGGAATGCGCAAGCCTTTCTAGAGCATGctgggaagaaaaaaataaatgaaaggaTATTGATTTAAAGGTAGAACATTTACATAATAAATGTGTTAAATAACTATTCTGGAATGCATAGAACTTGTTGAATAAAGTATTAAATAAGCCACATATAGTATATACTGGTGTGTGAAGTTGAGAGATAAAACATAGGCATAAGATATACTAtatggtaaaaaaatataaaactcaGGCTATTTAGAATAAATAGTAACAACAAATACATAGAGAACAGCATCATGGTATAGGTCTATAGAACCTACTAGAGATATTACTGCACCATAAAGGACAGTATGGGGGAAGCAGTGGCCAACTAAACACTTTGAAGCTGCAGGACCCTTAGAGAGCTGCATCCTGGGAAAGGACAAGAAGGGTCAGATTACAataactaagagagagagagagagagagagagagagagagagagagggtctggagAAATCTGGTAAAATAGGAACTAGGACTGAGAATAGATAGAGTGAAACAGGAGGAAAACAATAAGGATAGGATAAAGTGAGTGAATAAATATAAATGAGAAGGATAGACTAGAATTAAAACAAAAGGAACAAAAATATCAAGGAGGATTTAACAAGTTAAGGCCAAACTATAGACCATCATTAAAAATGAACAGGACACCGGTAGAGATTTTGGGGACTAGATACCCCCTAAGTaaaaaagaaataataaaaaCGTCTATAAAATGGGAAAAACGCACCAGAAAATTAAACACCAAATGGCCCGCGGTGGGAACGTtggatgtctctgtgtgtgaggaAATGGAAACGCTGATAAAAAACTATAAACCCGAGGACAAGAAACAAAAAAGGACGAATAAACGAGAAAGAGAAAACGAAATACTAAAAATGTTTAAGGAAGAAAGAGCGGGTTTGTTACAAAGCATGAAGACGGCAAGAGAAGAACTAAAGAAGAACGATAACACAAGCAAAGAGAAAACGGAGTCGGGGGGACCAGCCCCCCCGCCGTATTCCAATGGACAGTTTTCCATGATAActggacacatggaaattaaaggggtagtggtggtgacagAAGAAAGGGAAGGGATCACCTCACCTGGAGCAATGTGTGCACCTTCACATTCAACAGAAAGAGGCAAGGAAATAACTCCGAAGCCTATAGGAACGAAAGAAGAAGGTTTGAATCGCTATAGTGGCCTGAGGAAAGCCCTAACAGCAATGGAAACAGAAATAGGAGAAAGGGAGACGTCAGAGCTGCAAACAAGAAGAGCGAAAGACCAAACGGAGGGGAACTCCAGGAAAAGCCAAAACACACTAGCAGAACGGGCATCAGGTAATAGTCCgagcgaggaagaggaggaagaggaagaggatgataCATCCTGTAGGGgacaaatagagagagaaggacaaataGTGGCACAAAGAATAGAAGAGAAACTGGGACGGTCAAAATCAACACACGGAGAAAACGTAAGATGGCAAGAAAGACAGGATGAGGCCTTGGCCCGTAGTATGAATGAGAGCCTGAGAAATGAGCCTGCAGGGAAATATTGCAGGGCTCGTAGGGATGGGTCTAGGAAAGAATCTGGTTATTATGAAAAACAGCGGCAGATCCTGATAAAAGGAGAGCAAGGACACTATATACCAGGGGCTGCACAGGGTCTGGAGGGGTTGGTTTTCCGCTTGCCAGATCTCCATGAGGGAGCAGGGAAGTGGATCAGAACCTTTGAAGAATACACCATGGGGAAATTGCTGGCGGTGGGTGACATAAAGGCATTGCTAGCGAGGGTGACGAGCGTGCAGAAAATGAGAGAAATCATGCAGGATGGTGCGATCAACGGCACAGATTGGGAGGTGACGAAGGATGAACTGATGTTCGACAGGTATAGACCTGCCGTCTGGCGTGCATTAAGGGCAGCATACCCAACGAAGGTTGACCTCAACGCTCTGAGAGGTGAAGCTATTGGAGCTACAGAAAACCCGGCCACGTACTTACATGGACATTTGGAAAGATGGAGAATGGAAACACAACAAGATCCAGAAGGAAATGAACTAATGACAGCAATGTTCCGAACTTCTGTGATGGAAGCCATGCCCCAGCCGGTAAGGAGCCGACTGGAGGATGTGGTGGGGCTTACTTCAAAACCTTACAAAGAGTTCTGTGACTATGTGATTCATGCCGTGGAAAAACACAGGAAGGACGAACAGAGACAGATTGAACAAGGAAAAGACATTCAGAGAAGGCTGGCCCAGTTGCAGCTGGACGAATTAACCAACAAAGGAAAGAAGAAAGTCCATGCCTCAGTAACCACCCCTGTGCCCGAGATAGGAACAATGTCTGCCGTTTCCCCAGGAGGGCCGCAACCGTCAACCCCCAGGCGGGCCCAAATGCCTACCGTACTGCTAGTAGTAAATGTATACACACAGCCCCCTAATTGGAATGGTGGAAATAAACAACAGAAAAATACACAGGCAGATCAGAGAAAGGGACCCAGGAACCTTAGGGGGGCACCTGGTGTCTGTTGGGGTTGCCACCAATCAGGACACTCCAGACGAGAATGCCCTACGAACCCCTGGCAGGATCGGACTGGAGGAAACACAAATAACAGGCGACCACCAACAAACAACAATCCAGGTGGCTGGCAGCCGCATACAAACGGGAATCGGAGCGGTTGGAGCCCAAATGGTGGATGGCCGGGCAACCAAAGCCAACCTTCGGGCCCTGTGAACCCATGGTCAGGGCCTAACCAAACATACTAGAGATGCCCAGAGAATCCTACAGGGGAGGGTCAGTTCCCAGTGATAACCACAAGAGCTGACCAAGAACCTATGCTGCAGGTTCAAATAGAGAACAGAGGCACACCCATGATGATAGATACTGGAGCCACTTACACATGTGTAAATCCAAATTACGCCTCTCATCTCCCCATGTCCGGTAAATATGCCAAAACAATAGGATTCTCGGGAAATACGCAGCTAATTCCAATGACTGCTCCAATTCGTCTGACTGCTGATGGTAAATCAGCCACAATTCCAATATTAGTATCGGATCAAACACCTGTTAATCTGCTAGGAAGG
This region of Salmo trutta unplaced genomic scaffold, fSalTru1.1, whole genome shotgun sequence genomic DNA includes:
- the LOC115189473 gene encoding uncharacterized protein LOC115189473, translated to MNRTPVEILGTRYPLSKKEIIKTSIKWEKRTRKLNTKWPAVGTLDVSVCEEMETLIKNYKPEDKKQKRTNKRERENEILKMFKEERAGLLQSMKTAREELKKNDNTSKEKTESGGPAPPPYSNGQFSMITGHMEIKGVVVVTEEREGITSPGAMCAPSHSTERGERETSELQTRRAKDQTEGNSRKSQNTLAERASGNSPSEEEEEEEEDDTSCRGQIEREGQIVAQRIEEKLGRSKSTHGENVRWQERQDEALARSMNESLRNEPAGKYCRARRDGSRKESGYYEKQRQILIKGEQGHYIPGAAQGLEGLVFRLPDLHEGAGKWIRTFEEYTMGKLLAVGDIKALLARVTSVQKMREIMQDGAINGTDWEVTKDELMFDRYRPAVWRALRAAYPTKVDLNALRGEAIGATENPATYLHGHLERWRMETQQDPEGNELMTAMFRTSVMEAMPQPVRSRLEDVVGLTSKPYKEFCDYVIHAVEKHRKDEQRQIEQGKDIQRRLAQLQLDELTNKGKKKVHASVTTPVPEIGTMSAVSPGGPQPSTPRRAQMPTVLLVVNVYTQPPNWNGGNKQQKNTQADQRKGPRNLRGAPGVCWGCHQSGHSRRECPTNPWQDRTGGNTNNRRPPTNNNPGGWQPHTNGNRSGWSPNGGWPGNQSQPSGPVNPWSGPNQTY